From one Catellatospora sp. IY07-71 genomic stretch:
- a CDS encoding glycosyltransferase family 4 protein — translation MTSTLVPADVPAPGLPGTPHDPSGDDATRLRIAMVAPPYFDIPPAGYGGIEAVLADLSNALVAAGHRVTLVAAGRDGTRADFRPVLPAAVPERLGEPGPEIIYAAQARRVVEQLAAEDAIDLVHDHTFAGPLNAPAYANLGLPTVATVHGPVNSELRDYYRALGADLPLIAISNRQRALAPELHWIDTVHNGLDPADWPFQLIKGDYALFLGRFSPDKGAHTAVTAAHEAGLPIILAGKCNEPPERRYFTEQVEPLLGPRDRMFGPADAKAKRELLANARCLLFPVQWEEPFGMVMIESMVCGTPVVALRAGAVPEVLDDRVTGLICDDPGELPQALADVRELDPADCRAHVVRNFSAKHMALGYARAYRRALTSFETPLYITTP, via the coding sequence ATGACTTCCACCCTCGTTCCTGCCGACGTGCCCGCTCCCGGGCTGCCCGGCACCCCGCATGACCCGTCCGGAGACGACGCCACCCGGCTGCGCATCGCCATGGTGGCGCCGCCGTATTTCGACATCCCACCGGCGGGATACGGCGGCATCGAGGCGGTCCTGGCCGACCTGAGCAACGCGCTGGTCGCCGCGGGCCACCGGGTCACCCTGGTCGCCGCGGGCCGCGACGGCACCCGAGCCGACTTCCGCCCGGTGCTGCCCGCCGCCGTCCCGGAGCGGCTCGGCGAGCCCGGCCCGGAGATCATCTACGCGGCGCAGGCGCGGCGCGTGGTCGAGCAGCTGGCCGCCGAGGACGCGATCGACCTGGTACACGACCACACGTTCGCCGGTCCGCTCAACGCCCCGGCGTACGCGAACCTCGGCCTGCCCACCGTGGCCACCGTGCACGGGCCGGTGAACTCCGAGCTGCGCGACTACTACCGGGCCCTGGGCGCGGACCTGCCGCTCATCGCGATCAGCAACCGGCAGCGGGCGCTGGCCCCGGAGCTGCACTGGATCGACACGGTGCACAACGGCCTCGACCCGGCCGACTGGCCGTTCCAGCTGATCAAGGGCGACTACGCGCTGTTCCTGGGCAGGTTCAGCCCGGACAAGGGCGCGCACACCGCGGTCACCGCCGCGCACGAGGCGGGGCTGCCGATCATCCTGGCCGGCAAGTGCAACGAGCCGCCCGAGCGCCGCTACTTCACCGAGCAGGTCGAGCCGCTGCTCGGCCCCCGGGACCGCATGTTCGGCCCCGCCGACGCGAAGGCCAAGCGCGAGCTGCTCGCCAATGCCCGCTGCCTGCTGTTCCCGGTGCAGTGGGAGGAGCCGTTCGGCATGGTGATGATCGAGTCGATGGTGTGCGGCACGCCGGTGGTGGCGCTGCGCGCCGGTGCGGTGCCGGAGGTGCTGGACGACCGGGTCACGGGTCTCATCTGCGACGACCCGGGTGAGCTGCCGCAGGCACTGGCCGACGTCAGGGAGCTCGACCCCGCCGACTGCCGCGCCCACGTGGTGCGCAACTTCAGCGCCAAGCACATGGCGCTGGGGTACGCGCGGGCGTACCGCCGTGCGCTCACCTCGTTCGAGACGCCGCTCTACATCACCACGCCCTGA
- a CDS encoding condensation domain-containing protein has protein sequence MSIHGHHIDAAPGGFVQRWRATQVSAPFAGPPDPGAPLTWGQRALWIAIRRHGAAQAMFSLRRVVAAPRRTPLGVPAALRAVGALVARHGSLRTRVRAVDGELRQVVAAQGEHPVLVVPIGDATADDGAALAQQLAADLAATPFDHAEEWPQRFALLVTGERVCQVVVVLSHTTVDFRAAELVLRDLRLLLVRGSVPAPAPPQSADIARLEQSERHRRRCERAVRHWIDSTRRLPAETLPAVGPALVPRFRRCVLTSRAAGPAARVIARRAQVSSSTVLLAAVAGVITAWSGEPVCGVYTMVNNRSADDYREAIAKLNQLGLLVIDLGDRPSFTAALPRVWHAAVEAYRHAYYDPAEMARAHEAAGLPYATGVNRHCYFNDIRLAPESETAGDTADTMDLRRAMADTVFAPAEELDTFTWLMRVEVIDAPGAIGLAVTGDTAHLPPPVAERFLRDLERLLVDAALGDLPWPWTAPADAVG, from the coding sequence ATGTCCATCCACGGTCATCACATCGATGCCGCGCCCGGCGGCTTCGTCCAGCGGTGGCGGGCGACGCAGGTGAGCGCCCCGTTCGCCGGGCCGCCAGACCCCGGCGCCCCGCTCACCTGGGGCCAGCGCGCACTGTGGATCGCCATCCGCCGGCACGGCGCCGCGCAGGCCATGTTCAGCCTGCGCCGGGTCGTCGCCGCACCCCGCCGCACCCCGCTCGGCGTACCCGCGGCGCTGCGCGCGGTCGGCGCCCTCGTCGCCCGGCACGGGTCGCTGCGCACCCGCGTCCGCGCGGTGGACGGCGAGCTGCGCCAGGTCGTCGCCGCGCAGGGCGAGCACCCGGTGCTGGTCGTGCCGATCGGCGACGCCACCGCCGACGACGGCGCGGCGCTCGCCCAGCAGCTCGCCGCCGACCTCGCCGCGACCCCGTTCGACCACGCCGAGGAGTGGCCCCAGCGTTTCGCGCTGCTGGTCACGGGCGAGCGCGTGTGCCAGGTCGTCGTCGTGCTGAGCCACACCACCGTCGACTTCCGCGCCGCCGAGCTGGTGCTGCGCGACCTGCGCCTGCTGCTGGTACGCGGCAGCGTGCCCGCCCCCGCCCCGCCCCAGTCGGCCGACATCGCCCGCCTCGAACAGAGCGAGCGGCACCGGCGGCGCTGCGAGCGCGCCGTACGCCACTGGATCGACAGCACGCGGCGGCTGCCCGCCGAGACGCTGCCGGCCGTCGGACCCGCCCTGGTCCCCCGCTTCCGCCGGTGCGTGCTCACCTCACGAGCGGCCGGCCCGGCGGCCCGCGTCATCGCCCGTCGCGCGCAGGTGTCCAGCTCGACCGTGCTGCTCGCGGCCGTCGCCGGGGTGATCACCGCCTGGTCGGGCGAGCCGGTCTGCGGGGTGTACACGATGGTCAACAACAGGTCGGCCGACGACTACCGCGAGGCGATCGCGAAGCTCAACCAGCTCGGCCTGCTGGTGATCGACCTGGGCGACCGGCCGTCGTTCACCGCGGCGCTGCCCCGGGTGTGGCACGCCGCCGTCGAGGCGTACCGGCACGCGTACTACGACCCGGCGGAGATGGCGCGGGCGCACGAGGCCGCCGGGCTGCCCTACGCCACCGGCGTCAACCGGCACTGCTACTTCAACGACATCCGGCTCGCGCCCGAGTCCGAGACCGCCGGCGACACCGCCGACACCATGGACCTGCGTCGTGCCATGGCGGACACGGTCTTCGCGCCGGCCGAGGAGCTGGACACCTTCACCTGGCTGATGCGGGTCGAGGTGATCGACGCGCCGGGCGCGATCGGGCTGGCCGTCACCGGGGACACCGCCCACCTGCCCCCGCCCGTGGCCGAGCGGTTCCTGCGCGACCTGGAACGGCTGCTGGTCGACGCGGCCCTCGGCGACCTGCCGTGGCCCTGGACCGCACCGGCGGACGCCGTCGGCTGA
- a CDS encoding class I adenylate-forming enzyme family protein — protein sequence MPGLLAARRARHPDQIAIEVAGVDTLTFAQWADGSAALAGALRDRGVTPGTAVGLAFAGRDWTAFAVAYCGVQLAGGIAVPLPDQLPPARLAQLLAACGAQLVINGRDDVDALVAAGTPDDVDLSRPADVAQILFTSGTSGLPKAVAATHANLTSGAPAHPNRMPLAHSRRFLHAFPIGTNAAQTMLVNALTARPAALTLPRFTPRRFAARLPEAGTVFLVPATAIELLDSGALDGVDLGGVHLVGSTAAPLPPAVALRLARAFPNAAIVNHYTSTEAAPAHTTTIFDPRRPDAVGRVTGGAVRITDADGSPLPDGETGHVWLRSPFARRYLGDERATRDTFQDGWVRMGDLGRLHEGFLYLSDRDGDVVKSGAYKISTLEVENALHEHPGVAAAAVLGVPHPVLGTRLAAAVVPRPDAARLDLPAVRAFLAARLADHQLPGDLLVLDELPRNDAGKVLKRQLVALFPAGTGGDA from the coding sequence GTGCCCGGCTTGCTGGCCGCACGGCGTGCCCGGCACCCGGACCAGATCGCCATCGAGGTCGCGGGCGTCGACACGCTCACCTTCGCGCAGTGGGCCGACGGGTCCGCCGCCCTCGCCGGGGCGCTGCGCGACCGGGGCGTCACGCCGGGCACCGCCGTCGGGCTGGCCTTCGCGGGCCGCGACTGGACCGCCTTCGCCGTCGCCTACTGCGGCGTGCAGCTGGCCGGCGGGATCGCCGTGCCGCTGCCCGACCAGCTGCCCCCGGCGCGGCTGGCGCAGCTGCTGGCCGCGTGCGGCGCGCAGCTGGTCATCAACGGCCGGGACGACGTCGACGCGCTGGTCGCGGCCGGGACGCCCGACGACGTGGACCTGTCCCGCCCGGCCGACGTCGCCCAGATCCTGTTCACCTCCGGCACGTCCGGCCTGCCCAAGGCGGTCGCCGCCACCCACGCCAACCTCACCTCGGGCGCGCCCGCTCACCCGAACCGGATGCCGCTGGCCCACTCCCGGCGGTTCCTGCACGCCTTTCCGATCGGCACGAACGCCGCGCAGACGATGCTCGTCAACGCGCTCACCGCCCGGCCCGCGGCGCTGACCCTGCCCCGCTTCACTCCGCGCCGCTTCGCCGCGCGCCTGCCCGAGGCGGGCACCGTGTTCCTGGTCCCCGCGACGGCGATCGAGCTGCTCGACTCCGGCGCGCTGGACGGCGTCGACCTGGGCGGCGTACACCTGGTCGGCTCGACCGCCGCGCCGCTGCCGCCCGCCGTCGCGCTGCGGCTGGCCCGCGCCTTCCCCAACGCCGCGATCGTCAACCACTACACGTCCACCGAGGCCGCGCCCGCGCACACCACCACGATCTTCGACCCCCGGCGTCCGGACGCCGTCGGCCGCGTCACCGGTGGCGCGGTACGCATCACCGACGCCGACGGCAGCCCCCTGCCCGACGGCGAGACCGGCCACGTATGGCTGCGCTCGCCGTTCGCCCGCCGCTACCTCGGCGACGAGCGCGCCACCCGGGACACCTTCCAGGACGGCTGGGTGCGCATGGGCGACCTGGGCCGCCTGCACGAGGGCTTCCTCTACCTGTCCGACCGGGACGGCGACGTGGTCAAATCCGGCGCCTACAAGATCTCCACGCTGGAGGTCGAGAACGCGCTGCACGAGCACCCGGGCGTCGCCGCCGCGGCCGTGCTCGGCGTGCCGCATCCGGTGCTCGGCACCCGGCTCGCCGCCGCGGTCGTGCCCCGGCCGGACGCGGCCCGGCTCGACCTGCCCGCAGTCCGGGCCTTCCTCGCCGCGCGGCTCGCCGACCACCAGCTGCCCGGCGATCTGCTGGTACTCGACGAACTCCCGCGCAACGACGCGGGCAAGGTCCTAAAACGACAGCTGGTGGCGCTGTTCCCCGCCGGCACCGGAGGTGACGCGTGA
- a CDS encoding non-ribosomal peptide synthetase, whose amino-acid sequence MNPTMHGVWFTEQAQVAGTAYHMALGVRLDGDLDRHALGEACAAVVARHPVLSSAVTLAGDLPELVPAAEKVTLTDAPYSEQRVREEIERPYDLARGPLARFLLLREAPTRHLLLCTAHHLVFDGMSKDLLLADLAAAYAGTELAPLPAATDGVTDEQAVAAARAYWAGQATSPGEVVLPDLTGVPTAAEPGHAVEIELPTVDVAGLTRFEVLLAAIHVLLARYGNTGLPVAIGLSTRTEHTARHIGLHVNELPVTVAMAMGRFRDYATALRSRLRDLYRHRAVPLAQVSGGLRAAPSLTAVSVGYRRRGPAPDFPGLAAEVQWALFGGSARNALHLQFVDGPDGLTASLQHDPARLPVASARRIGEHLRTVLTAVAADPDADVATLPIMPAAEADTVLHRWNDTARPRRESLVRLLATQTGLHPDETAVVDGDVRLSYADLDRAVTELAARLPGEGALVAVRMPRGWRALVAMLAVLRAGAAYVPVDPSYPQARQELILADADPALILDDLDTVPQARPGGAVPAGTAYVMYTSGTTGRPKGVVVPHSALANLLLGMAETVGSRPGDRWLGLTPLSFDISGLELFLPLVTGGRLVIASDLSALEGRAVAALIAREGVTHVQATPSGWQILLEAGFGGPAVTALTGGEALPLDLARRLRARTARLINVYGPTETTIWSTADEIPEQPDTVAIGRPIANTRTYVLDPAGRPLPAGVWGELCIGGDGVADGYLRRPDLTAERFTADPFGPGRLYRTGDRCRWSADGRLVYGGRDDGQVKIRGHRVELEEIEAHLREHPGVAQAAVALHGGELAGYLVPRGNAPDAAELRRHLGQRLPAATVPTSWTVLDRLPLTPSGKLDRAALPEPVLSRSPAPVRGEGSAGDDELLGTLRAIWQEVLSVEDVGDDEDLFDLGGHSLTITRISVRITQQLGRDVPLDVFFDTPTIAEIAQYLREQP is encoded by the coding sequence GTGAATCCGACCATGCACGGCGTGTGGTTCACCGAGCAGGCACAGGTCGCGGGCACCGCGTACCACATGGCGCTCGGGGTCCGGCTCGACGGCGACCTCGACCGGCACGCCCTGGGGGAGGCGTGTGCCGCGGTCGTCGCCCGGCATCCGGTGCTGTCGAGCGCGGTGACCCTCGCGGGTGACCTGCCGGAGCTGGTCCCCGCCGCGGAGAAGGTCACGCTGACCGACGCGCCGTACAGCGAGCAGCGGGTGCGCGAGGAGATCGAGCGCCCGTACGACCTGGCGCGCGGGCCGCTGGCCCGGTTCCTGCTGCTGCGGGAGGCGCCCACCCGGCACCTGCTCCTGTGCACCGCCCACCACCTGGTCTTCGACGGCATGTCCAAGGACCTGTTGCTGGCCGACCTGGCCGCCGCGTACGCCGGGACCGAACTCGCCCCGCTGCCCGCCGCCACGGACGGCGTGACGGACGAACAGGCGGTCGCCGCCGCCCGCGCCTACTGGGCCGGCCAGGCCACCAGCCCCGGCGAGGTGGTGCTGCCGGACCTGACCGGTGTCCCGACCGCTGCGGAGCCCGGTCACGCCGTGGAGATCGAGCTGCCCACGGTCGACGTCGCGGGCCTCACCCGGTTCGAGGTGCTGCTCGCCGCGATCCACGTGCTGCTGGCCCGCTACGGCAACACCGGCCTGCCGGTCGCCATCGGGCTGTCCACCCGCACCGAGCACACCGCGCGGCACATCGGCCTGCACGTCAACGAGCTGCCCGTCACCGTCGCCATGGCCATGGGGCGGTTCCGGGACTACGCCACGGCGCTGCGGTCGCGGCTGCGTGACCTGTACCGGCATCGGGCCGTGCCGCTGGCGCAGGTCAGCGGCGGGCTGCGGGCCGCGCCGTCGCTGACCGCGGTGTCGGTGGGCTACCGGCGGCGCGGCCCCGCGCCGGACTTCCCCGGCCTGGCCGCCGAGGTGCAGTGGGCGCTGTTCGGCGGCAGCGCCCGCAACGCGCTGCACCTGCAGTTCGTCGACGGCCCGGACGGGCTCACCGCGAGCCTCCAGCACGACCCGGCCCGGCTGCCCGTGGCGTCGGCGCGGCGGATCGGCGAGCACCTGCGCACGGTGCTCACCGCCGTGGCGGCCGACCCGGACGCCGACGTCGCGACGCTGCCGATCATGCCCGCCGCCGAGGCCGACACCGTGCTGCACCGCTGGAACGACACCGCCCGCCCCCGGCGGGAGAGCCTGGTCCGCCTGCTGGCCACGCAGACCGGGCTGCACCCGGACGAGACGGCGGTCGTCGACGGCGACGTGCGCCTCAGCTACGCCGACCTCGACCGCGCCGTGACCGAACTGGCCGCGCGGCTGCCCGGGGAGGGCGCGCTGGTCGCGGTCCGCATGCCGCGCGGCTGGCGGGCGCTGGTCGCGATGCTCGCGGTGCTGCGCGCGGGCGCGGCGTACGTGCCCGTCGACCCGTCCTACCCGCAGGCCAGGCAGGAGCTGATCCTCGCCGACGCCGACCCGGCGCTGATCCTCGACGACCTGGACACCGTCCCGCAGGCGCGTCCCGGCGGCGCGGTCCCGGCGGGGACGGCGTACGTCATGTACACCTCGGGCACCACCGGGCGGCCCAAGGGCGTCGTGGTCCCGCACTCCGCGCTGGCCAACCTGCTGCTCGGCATGGCCGAGACGGTCGGCAGCCGCCCCGGGGACCGGTGGCTCGGCCTGACTCCGCTGTCCTTCGACATCTCCGGCCTGGAGCTGTTCCTGCCGCTGGTCACCGGCGGTCGGCTGGTGATCGCCAGCGACCTCAGCGCGCTGGAGGGCCGCGCCGTCGCTGCGCTGATCGCCCGCGAGGGCGTGACCCACGTGCAGGCGACCCCGTCGGGCTGGCAGATCCTGCTGGAGGCGGGCTTCGGCGGCCCGGCGGTCACCGCGCTCACCGGCGGCGAGGCCCTGCCGCTGGACCTGGCCCGGCGGCTGCGCGCCCGCACCGCCCGGCTGATCAACGTGTACGGCCCGACCGAGACCACCATCTGGTCCACCGCCGACGAGATCCCCGAACAGCCGGACACGGTCGCGATCGGCCGCCCGATCGCCAACACCCGCACCTACGTGCTGGACCCGGCCGGGCGGCCGCTGCCCGCCGGGGTCTGGGGCGAGCTGTGCATCGGCGGCGACGGCGTGGCCGACGGCTACCTGCGCCGCCCGGACCTCACCGCCGAGCGGTTCACAGCCGACCCGTTCGGACCCGGCCGGCTCTACCGCACCGGGGACCGGTGCCGGTGGTCGGCCGACGGGCGGCTCGTCTACGGCGGCCGGGACGACGGCCAGGTCAAGATACGCGGGCACCGGGTGGAGCTGGAGGAGATCGAGGCCCACCTGCGCGAGCACCCCGGCGTCGCCCAGGCGGCCGTCGCGCTGCACGGCGGCGAGCTGGCCGGTTACCTGGTGCCTCGCGGCAACGCCCCCGATGCGGCCGAGCTGCGCCGCCACCTCGGCCAGCGCTTGCCCGCAGCCACCGTGCCGACGTCCTGGACGGTGCTGGACCGCCTGCCGCTCACCCCGAGCGGCAAGCTCGACCGCGCCGCGCTGCCCGAGCCGGTCCTGTCCCGCTCGCCCGCGCCCGTCCGCGGCGAGGGCTCCGCCGGTGACGACGAGCTGCTCGGCACGCTGCGCGCGATCTGGCAGGAGGTGCTGTCCGTCGAGGACGTCGGCGACGACGAGGACCTGTTCGACCTGGGCGGTCACTCGCTGACCATCACCCGGATCAGCGTGCGGATCACCCAGCAGCTCGGCCGCGACGTGCCGCTGGACGTCTTCTTCGACACGCCCACCATCGCCGAGATCGCGCAGTACCTGCGGGAGCAGCCGTGA
- a CDS encoding serine hydrolase, with translation MSRRTVHAAFGAAVALVLLAGAVPAQAATGTLRPQLEAITAAGMPGVFAQAADGRRRESAAAGVADVTTGAPTTPGMRHRVGSITKTFTATVLLQLVGEGRLRLDAPIGRYLPDHAAAGVTVRMLLNHTSGIADYDHVIFATDTSLEENRHRTFTPAELAAIGLEQPRTGEPGAAWSYSNTNYILAGMILERITGRTVAHEIDKRIIRPLGLRHTYLPGTGTRIHGPHAAAYIPWYEGVLADFAEYNMSWAWAAGELVSTTGDLNTFYRALLTGRLLRPALLAQMQTTVPWVPDAPEYGGYGLGLYSNALSCGLVWGHDGLVLGHSTISWHTPDGRRQVTVAQNMTHYVAPGQPDPITDATIEMMNAQLCGEQPATARTAVRPHLADQAVRR, from the coding sequence ATGTCCAGAAGAACCGTCCATGCCGCCTTCGGCGCGGCTGTCGCCCTCGTCCTGCTGGCCGGGGCCGTGCCCGCCCAGGCCGCCACCGGCACACTGCGCCCGCAGCTGGAGGCGATCACCGCCGCCGGTATGCCGGGCGTGTTCGCCCAGGCCGCCGACGGCCGCCGCCGCGAGTCGGCCGCCGCCGGGGTCGCCGACGTCACCACCGGCGCGCCCACCACGCCGGGTATGCGCCACCGCGTCGGCAGCATCACCAAGACCTTCACCGCGACCGTGCTGCTTCAGCTCGTCGGCGAGGGCCGGCTGCGGCTGGACGCGCCGATCGGCCGCTACCTGCCCGATCATGCCGCGGCCGGGGTCACCGTGCGGATGCTGCTCAACCACACCAGCGGCATCGCCGACTACGACCACGTCATCTTCGCCACCGACACGTCGCTGGAGGAGAACCGCCACCGCACCTTCACCCCGGCCGAGCTGGCCGCGATCGGGCTGGAGCAGCCCCGCACCGGCGAGCCGGGCGCGGCCTGGTCCTACTCGAACACCAACTACATCCTGGCCGGGATGATCCTGGAGCGGATCACCGGGCGGACCGTGGCGCACGAGATCGACAAGCGGATCATCCGCCCGCTGGGCCTGCGCCACACCTATCTGCCCGGCACGGGCACCCGCATCCACGGCCCGCACGCCGCCGCCTACATCCCGTGGTACGAGGGCGTCCTGGCCGACTTCGCCGAGTACAACATGTCCTGGGCGTGGGCCGCCGGGGAGCTGGTGTCCACCACCGGCGATCTCAACACGTTCTACCGCGCGCTGCTGACCGGCCGGCTGCTGCGGCCCGCGCTGCTGGCCCAGATGCAGACCACCGTGCCGTGGGTGCCGGACGCGCCGGAGTACGGCGGCTACGGCCTCGGGCTGTACTCGAACGCGCTCTCCTGCGGGCTGGTGTGGGGACACGACGGGCTCGTGCTGGGCCACAGCACGATCTCCTGGCACACCCCCGACGGCCGCCGCCAGGTCACCGTCGCGCAGAACATGACCCACTACGTCGCGCCCGGGCAGCCCGACCCGATCACCGACGCCACGATCGAGATGATGAACGCGCAGCTGTGCGGCGAGCAGCCGGCCACCGCACGGACGGCGGTCCGCCCGCACCTGGCCGACCAGGCCGTACGCCGCTGA
- a CDS encoding LysR family substrate-binding domain-containing protein, giving the protein MPAENDLPNVFRLVVVPGVTPDKWARVWSERLPDVSLELVPATAADAAALLREQADAGLLRLPVDPDACHAIPLYTETTVVVVHREHLLAAADEVTVAELADETVLWPLDDVLGWPGTPAAPAPVADYRPETTAEAVELVAASVGVLLVPQSLARAHHRRDLTYRVVTDAPTASIGLAWDRDRHTDLVEEMIGIVRGRTANSTRGRGPAPADKPAPGKPPAAKAPVKAAGRATPGRDGGRRGAAAPRTPAKKRRGR; this is encoded by the coding sequence GTGCCCGCCGAGAATGACCTGCCCAACGTGTTCCGTCTGGTGGTCGTGCCCGGCGTCACCCCCGACAAGTGGGCCCGCGTCTGGTCGGAGCGGCTGCCGGACGTCTCGCTGGAGCTGGTGCCCGCCACCGCCGCCGACGCCGCCGCGCTGCTGCGCGAGCAGGCCGACGCCGGGCTGCTCCGGCTGCCGGTCGACCCGGACGCCTGCCACGCCATCCCGCTCTACACCGAGACCACCGTCGTCGTGGTGCACCGTGAGCACCTGCTCGCCGCCGCGGACGAGGTCACCGTCGCCGAGCTGGCCGACGAGACCGTGCTGTGGCCGCTGGACGACGTGCTCGGCTGGCCCGGCACCCCGGCGGCGCCCGCTCCCGTGGCCGACTACCGCCCCGAGACCACGGCCGAGGCCGTCGAGCTGGTCGCGGCGAGCGTCGGCGTGCTGCTCGTGCCGCAGTCCCTGGCCCGGGCCCACCACCGCCGCGACCTCACCTACCGCGTGGTCACCGACGCCCCCACCGCCTCGATCGGGCTGGCGTGGGACCGCGACCGGCACACCGACCTGGTCGAGGAGATGATCGGCATCGTCCGCGGCCGGACCGCGAACAGCACCCGGGGCCGCGGCCCCGCCCCGGCCGACAAACCGGCGCCCGGCAAGCCACCGGCCGCGAAGGCACCGGTCAAGGCCGCCGGCCGCGCCACACCAGGCCGGGATGGCGGACGCCGCGGAGCCGCCGCCCCGCGCACCCCGGCGAAGAAGCGGCGGGGCCGCTGA
- a CDS encoding PIN domain-containing protein yields the protein MDQEDRIALFLDYENLAIGAREHLGGMTFDLRPITDALAERGRVVVRRAYADWSYFDEDRRLLTRSHVELIDIPQKMGASRKNAADIKMAVDALQLAFERDYISTFVFGTGDSDFTPLVHKLRELNKRVIGVGVEHSTSALLPPACDEFLYYDRLEGVEIRPARSRGGRTPTAAARQPETAPPPLEQEVEPVAAPEGPGRDADALAVLVAQTVAGLQGSSGGTVSASTLKRTLLRKDPTFNEGDFGFRTFGELLRHLAERNVVELGEGPAKGDPEVTLPEHGERETAFGLLRSVVADLDRNAGPVALSGLKNQLRRVQPDFSEKKLGYRSFLQFCKAAATAGAVDLRWDNETDDYLLTGAARG from the coding sequence GTGGATCAAGAGGATCGCATCGCCCTGTTCCTGGACTACGAGAACCTCGCCATCGGCGCGCGGGAGCATCTCGGCGGCATGACCTTCGACCTCAGGCCGATCACCGACGCGCTCGCCGAACGCGGGCGGGTCGTGGTGCGCCGCGCCTACGCCGACTGGTCGTACTTCGACGAGGACCGGCGCCTGCTCACGCGGTCGCACGTGGAGCTGATCGACATTCCGCAGAAGATGGGCGCCTCGCGCAAGAACGCCGCCGACATCAAGATGGCCGTCGACGCCCTGCAGCTGGCCTTCGAACGCGACTACATCTCCACCTTCGTGTTCGGCACCGGCGACAGCGACTTCACCCCGCTGGTCCACAAGCTCCGCGAGCTGAACAAGCGGGTCATCGGCGTCGGCGTGGAACACTCCACCTCGGCCCTGCTGCCGCCCGCGTGCGACGAGTTCCTCTACTACGACCGGCTCGAAGGCGTGGAGATCCGTCCGGCGCGCAGCCGCGGTGGGCGTACCCCCACCGCCGCGGCCCGCCAGCCGGAGACCGCACCGCCGCCGCTGGAGCAGGAAGTCGAACCGGTGGCGGCTCCGGAGGGGCCCGGCCGCGACGCGGACGCCCTCGCGGTGCTGGTCGCGCAGACGGTCGCGGGCCTGCAGGGCAGTTCCGGGGGCACGGTGAGCGCGTCCACGCTCAAGCGCACCCTGCTGCGCAAGGACCCGACGTTCAACGAGGGCGACTTCGGCTTCCGCACGTTCGGTGAGCTGCTGCGCCACCTCGCCGAGCGCAACGTCGTCGAGCTGGGGGAGGGGCCCGCCAAGGGAGACCCCGAGGTGACACTGCCCGAGCACGGCGAGCGGGAGACCGCGTTCGGCCTGCTCCGGTCGGTCGTCGCCGACCTGGACCGCAACGCCGGCCCGGTGGCGCTGTCCGGGCTGAAGAACCAGCTGCGCCGGGTGCAGCCGGACTTCAGCGAGAAGAAGCTCGGCTACCGGAGCTTCCTGCAGTTCTGCAAGGCGGCGGCGACGGCCGGGGCCGTGGACCTGCGCTGGGACAACGAGACCGACGACTACCTGCTCACCGGCGCGGCTCGCGGCTGA
- a CDS encoding DUF5997 family protein: MSKPKKPQVMKPATAAQKLDVYLPATPREFQEGMVSREEFDELQQNPPQWLTDLRRNGPHPRSVVAARLRVSNSGLARAGITEALTSEEIAALAADPPEWLTRERETYAEAQREQRRLEGRRDAPEPSPKPSPKPKTKIKPKLGAKLSSRLSFNRGRSGR; this comes from the coding sequence GTGAGCAAGCCTAAGAAGCCCCAGGTGATGAAGCCCGCCACGGCGGCGCAGAAGCTGGACGTGTACCTGCCGGCCACGCCTCGGGAGTTCCAGGAGGGCATGGTGTCCCGCGAGGAGTTCGACGAGCTCCAGCAGAACCCGCCCCAGTGGCTCACCGACCTGCGCCGCAACGGCCCGCACCCGCGTTCCGTGGTGGCCGCGCGGCTGCGCGTGTCCAACAGCGGCCTGGCCCGTGCGGGCATCACCGAGGCGCTCACCAGCGAGGAGATCGCCGCGCTGGCCGCCGACCCGCCGGAGTGGCTGACCCGCGAGCGCGAGACCTACGCCGAGGCCCAGCGCGAGCAGCGCCGCCTCGAAGGCCGCCGCGACGCACCCGAGCCGAGCCCCAAACCGAGCCCCAAGCCCAAGACCAAGATCAAGCCCAAGCTCGGCGCCAAACTCAGCTCCAGGCTCAGCTTCAACCGCGGCCGCTCCGGCCGCTGA